In the Paramisgurnus dabryanus chromosome 18, PD_genome_1.1, whole genome shotgun sequence genome, AAGCGTTCCTCTAAAGGTGTTAGGCTGTTGGGGTGGGCATTGAACATGTAGGCTGCTCCTCGCACACCCTGTCTTCTGCTCTTGGGTAGCATCTGTCGTGCCAGGTTCTCACTATGATTCAAAACAGATCAAAAACTTGTATTTGGGCAAACAATTTAATTATAAGTTTACCTATTCAAATCACTTTGTCATTAATGTAATATGTAGCACTGTTATGCAGTacaacagtggttctcaaactgggggctggGGGGCCCTGAGGTGGTGCTAGCGGGCCCCAAgtttaattacaaaaaacattaatttatcatatattctgtgtaatttaacctcagaaaaataaggctatccaacagcactacactgtataatttaacatgtttaaaattttaaagggacagttcacccaaaaaatgaaaataatgtcattaatgactcaccctcatgtcattccaaactcgtaagacctccgttcatcttcggaacacagtttatgatgttttagttttagtctgagagcttgttgacccttcattgaaaatctatgtacggtatactgtccatgtccagaaaggtaataaaaacatcatcaaagtagtccatgtgacataaccagtgtgttgaagcatcgaaaatagattttggtcaaaaaataacaaaaattacgactttattcagcattgtcttctcttccgcgtcaCGAGTAAGAGATCAAGCACATACTGATGCATACTGACGGGGCTGACGTGTTagctggtgcgccccagctgtttttttttgggggggggggttgtgcACCCGTGCATCTTTTACAATCTGAGGGAGACGCTTGCTGTAagttagaaaaaaaaactttgcaagcatgtctgaggataacacgtcatctgCGTAactgcagtcatgtgactttagtcttgcacatgcgcttcacaacacaTGCGGAAATAAAAGTAgtaatttttggaccaaaatacAAAACATTCTAACTTACCcgctgatgtcacatggactactttgatgatgcttttattacctttctggacatgaacAGTATACCGttcatagattttcaatgaagggtcaacaagctctcagactaaatctaaaacatcttaaactgtgttttgaagataaacggaggtcttacgagttcgGACGACATGGGGGCGAGTCATTAATggcattattttcatttttgggtgaattacttaagttttggaatgttttatgtcatacattttctttgggggggcacGAAGGCATGCACCATACACATGGGGGCCGCAtgccgaaaaagtttgagaaccactgcaatacaatataatacatttttggtaTATCAACTCATTCCAATTTGTAACAGAATTGGCTATTTATCAACTTTTTAACAGAATTCTCAATGAAtaaattttataaattaaagtttgGATGCCTTTACTCCCAAACActtgaactttacatttttacatttacatgtgtaaacaaaaattaaaaaaataaataaataagaataaaaataaaatactttttaataATGTTCTTAAAATACTATATCTGGCCAGTAAATTACAATGCCATTTTCATGGGCTAATAAAAAACACGATCTTTTTATAAcataatttgtttaaaaagttttattacattaaataaagtGTGAATTTCAGGTAGATTAGGACACTTTCTGACAGTCCTCTCAATGTCAaaaaaagtgccccaatgatagatagatagatagatagatagatagatagatagatagatagatagatagagagagagagagagagagagagagagatgcaaaATAAAAGCTTTAGTCATAACTATATAGTTTGAATATCCGTATTAATGCTAGAATTTATAACTGTATAACTTTGCTCATTTACAGTATGTATGACAcactttaaaacaaactttacttTGCTAACATATACAATGATGATCcactttaataaagaacataaCGAACACATTAAACATATTACAGATGCATAACAGTTCACTGCAGTACATTAAACTTTAAATTATCACAGAAAGCAATAACAAATGAATCGAGCTGTAAAACCAACTCACCTATGGTAGTGTCCATAGCTGCTGTATAAATCCTCGCCAAAGTCTTCATTCATCAGTAAATTGTCTTTACTTTTATTCCTCCTTTCAATCGTGTGatactttgttttatttttgtcctCTAAAACAGCTCTTCTTTGATTCATACTTTTTAAGAGACGCAGCGCACTTTTAACACGTGAATACACCAAGTTCAACTCATCCTGCTATCCAAACATCCAGCTGTGAATGATGAAGTGTGCTCTACGCACTGACAAGTCACCATCTTTCACAATCCCTTGTTATGTTCTCGCTTGTCTTTGAGATAATGCAGACCACTGAAGAATTCTAATTGTTCCTTTCCACTCATTCACTATAAATGAAATATCCAACAATTTTACCTCTCCATTCTTGTTTGAAAAGCATTCGAAatcaattgttttgttttcttttgtttcttGCTTAATTAATTCAGTCAAATCCAACAGCTGAAATTGGAAAATACATTTCTATATTTGGTTTATTAATACTTTACACAGAGTCATGGAAAAATCGCACTTTCCATAACATCCTCCCCTTTCCAAACAATCCATTAATTGTAAATTCCTTCACAGTTCCCCGTTCCAAGTTTGTATAACAATTTGTGATTAAAATCTGCCCGCAGCTTCCAAATTCAAGTAAAGAGCGCAGATGCCGTATCCCTTTGGGTCTACTTCTTCGTTCCCAATAAACCTCCACTTCCTGTGCGTTCATTACGAACGTCCAGCCCGCTGTAAACTGTGGGAAATGGCTTCAATGGAATTCCAGCCGGACCAATCAGCACGAACATTCAGCATCTACATCACACATTTTACTCCATATATTTTGCCATTAGATCTCCCACACTCTTACtcctatgtgtgtgtgcgcagtAAGTCAAGTTAAGATATGTGCATGATGCAGTGGTTGGTCTATTACCCACAAAAATCTAACTGAGTACGTGAGCCAAACTATTAGGTCAATAGGTTACCCACACATGGGTCATGGGAAGCCACAGTCTTGTTTCTATTCTCATGTTGATAGGCTGCTGTACATGTGACCATTGGAGTGACTATTTTAAGATCCATTTCTAGAGACATACTAACGGACTGTCATTGGCCCCGAATGCATGCTGCTATGCGACTTTGATAGGTTTGTGGGCGGCaatatgacatttttatttgataaattatgacatattattttactttgcagttttttttacaaaacaataattattaaaattttgAGTCCACAGTTGAACTTGTTTAGTAACTTGGTTATTAATTGTGCCGACCTGATTGTACATCCCTAATGTAATGTAATTGCCTTTTATTTCATTTTCGCTTTTCATTCGCAACACAGTTCATTCACACAAATCAAATAATGAGACACTAACAGTCAATCGGTGGACTttcattataataaaaaaagacatcaCACAGACTGTCAAAGTGCCAATGCATGAGCAGGCAAGCAAAACACTTTggactttaaaatgtaaatattttatttcaaagtacaagaaaaatattattgtTCCCATTAAGACAACCATTCGCTAAATTCTTATGTTCATATCATATCTGGTGTTATTTGGTTTCATAGCAGTGGACCCATGTCCTAGAAATTTCTCCATGGTCTCACAGCGACTCCCACATAGACCCAAGTCAAGATACTGCTCATGACACGCTATAACTTGGACAGTTTGTTTAGTCTTTGGCAGGACAAAATTTGGCAGGAGACATTGCTCTTAAAAGAGACTGTACAGATGGTTTAACATATACACATAACTTCTGACATATTTACATTATGATAGTGTAGTGATGCTAATAGAGGCCACACACACTATGCAGACTATTTTAAGTGTGTTAATGATCTCTGTCCTGCCAATGAATCAAGACAAACAATATAGGCCACCCACTTTAATGAACTCTTATTTCAAAGTTTCTGGTCAtatatgtctttctttgttgaCTTTCTTGCGTTGTTCAAAGTCGTAAAAATCCAATCTCTCCTTTTATTAAATTTCATCTGTTTATCCGATGACAGAATTCATTGCGACAGTAAATTTGGGAATCTTAATATGCACTTTACTGGCTATTAAGTGTGACCGAGTTTATTTTATAGCAGTCTGTGAATTTTGTTGTGTCATGCAAACAGCAGTCAGTTCAgacttttttaaatgctgtttacAGCTGTagatatttgttttaaaactagTTGCTTGAAAAGATAACATTTTAGTAGACAAACAACAGCCCTTTATTCATAATTATGACATAGTATaaattaagagtttggttccaaaacgtaaTAAATCCAtaatttcagtaaaaatgtgttttctattccaagaaagtgacaaactttcacatagcatctttaggttataataatataaaaaattcaaatctataattttattttcaaagatttattataaaaactgattattttttcgcagaatgcaataaatccatgacacgttttttttttcaaaatgcaataaatctattgaatcaatatataaatgtgcattcatctttgccatgttatattcatttaggggccagtcacaccaatagcgtttatggcagttgcaggcgccttttttgaatgatattctatgggcagggcgcgtttgcgcgctgtttatgcgcgccgagcgccttgcggttttttgccgcctgccgcgcacgcgtttttgaaggagcgctgagagcggagaagcgcccgacgtcattcgtgtctttccattgtccaatcgaatgaggggagaggcgggccttacgttgtgatgagggaagtttacagttgctttgaagaaccggacaccactcgctcactctctcctgtgtgtttgtgcacctctcaccctcaaacaaggtcagagcaagcgtcctctttttaaagtttctgctgatatgacagttaacatcaaaagagcgctcacgcttcaatatttgattgacaagacagcttactcggtggttgcttagcaatatgaaaagccgcgtctcactgctctttttttaaaaaaggcagtgcgtcgcgccttgcgtttgcaagcgtttaaagcgcttttggtgtgactgaagcctaagttgactagtggtatacactgataaaaaatgtttacatttttttgacagcgatcagctgtaaaatgttttgatcctgttaaataatggaaagtttttcataagatcctctggggccaatgtgttagcatgacatagcaatgccatcaaaagtattattttgtttttgtttgatcatgaagtacaaagtaaatgaggaaaactaggattctgtgtgtatttaacGCGCCGCCATcattgtttacaatgtgtggaatggtgcgctgtgattggttaagggGATTTATTTAATTCTGCAGAGAATGAAGACTGGCGTTTGTCACGGTTTGGAAAAAAAGGGAGTAAAGATGACAAAATAACACTTTTTTGAGTAAAATAAAGAATTTACTTTGTagtactgaccagatacaatactgaatTTTGCAGTAATTAAATgccgtttattgcgttttggaaccaaactcttcaaatattgtggctttgtaaatataggGCCTTGATGCATCGCAAAAccagatgttttatttttatgaaaggaaaataaaagtgcattctTGATCAACGACTAAGCCTTAGTAATTTATTTTGAGTTCGGGACCTCAACCCTCCTGATCTTCATAGTCACCGATTTGATTTTGACAGGTATGCCGTTCTTTGTCCAGGTATCCCAGCGAATATGTGACTGGTTAGAGTGATCATGGTCCATTTGTGAGCCATTTAAATTTGCCTTGCCACACTGGTTAAACCACCATCCTGTGTTGTTCTGATGCACGCTGCAGCTCTCAACGGCTTTCTCATCAAAAGTGCAAAATGGACTACAGCCATCGTTGTCAACATCAGAGGTACTGAATGGAGCCGTTTCCTGGTTATGCTCTTGGTCGTATCCTCTGAATGCATCCCCTGCAGAAAAAGAGAGATCAAATTAAACTTTATATTTACTAAACTAGTGACATAACTACTTTAAAAAGATCATTAAGACTGTACATAAAGTCAGAAACTGTATGTTTTACATACAGATTAATAAATAGCATTTTGTCAAAATGCATGCATTAGATGAGTCTACCAGACTCTCCCAGCTGAGCTACAAGAAACAGGGTTGCCAAGTCCACGGTTTTCCCTCCTTTGGAATTGGGCTACTTTAACATTGTTGCCAAGGGACTTTTTTCATGTCTCCATGTTGAACGTCCCCAAGAATGTAATGTTTAGCTCAGGGAATGTGAATTTTAGCAGATTAACCCTTCCATGCAATTATTTTATAAGAGAACCCCCCTTAAACGTTATTGGGCTACATTTTCATTCATGCATTAAGAAGATGCTTTgattcaaagtgacttacagtgcattcaactACACCATGGGAATCAAGCTCATGATCTTTTTGCTGATAATGCAATCCTGTAGCAGTTGACCAACAGAAAGTAGCTTAACCTAGATTTTTAAATTCCACCACAGAATGGTAGCATGATGagaatgaaatgaatgaatgtCTGACCTGCACTACCGGCATATCTGCCAAGGTGTAATGCGAAGAATTTGGTTTCATCTTCAAGCCAGAAATTGTCATACGAAGCATAGGCTGTGGAATCATCTTGCGAGACCAGAGACACATGCAGCTGGAAACGTGTGTTCCTCTGATTCAAAATATACAAGACCTTTCTCAGACCCAACCAATGTTCACCTTAGGAGACAAAACGGATAAAgtaaaaaagcattttattCCAATTTCAGTTTATTTTGTTCATTCAAAGGTATCTCATTTTGGCAAGATTAATAGGTGCAACTTACTTGGTAAGTGTCCAAAACCATCCAAGTACTCTGACCACACTTTTTTGAAGTCAGTGAGACCATCTGTTCTTCTTTGGATTACCGTCCATCCACCTTCCATGTAATCCATCTCACAAAACACCTGTTAGACGTCCAGTTGAACACACTTAATAAATCATAGGCGCATACCTGATATTATATGTTTGTTTTACTTCTGATTAAAACAACTGTGGCTTGACATTTTCAAACAAAAGTAGAACAAGGTACTTTCCTCAAATGAAACATCTGTGTTTTCTGGCTGAATGATGTAAATTCCACTAGGGATTTTCGGAGATACTGCCCCTAGTGTCTCTTTGATGTCACTACAATCTCTTCCTGGGAAAACAAAAGGGATTTCActgcaaagatttatttttttataaaagtttgaaGGGATCCTAAAAATCTTACCGTGGGACTGCATAGGGTGAATGGAAAAGACGTCGCTGTTGCTTCTCTGTACATCTAAACTCAGTGTGTTTACTTTGGTCATAAGTTCAATCATCTTAAGAAACAGAAAGGTTTTGAGTTAAAAGCAATGTTTTGAACATGCCACTGAAGAAGAGgttatttgttttacattttacacaTACCTGACTTGAGAGGATCTCCAAAGTCTTCTGCTGTTCATCAATGAGGTCTCTAATCAACTTTCTGGTGCTTCTTGTATATGATACCATGGTATGTTGGAGGATACCTAATATACACAACCAGCATTAAACTATTTAAGAACCtttaagagaaaaaaattaaatgtgtaCATGATTGAAATAAATCACTCTATTTCGTGCACAAACAGGTAAAACACCTACTGCACAGGGAATGCTTCTCATCACGCATTAGTTTTGCAGTCATTTCACATGGCATTGTGCACTTGTCTTTGCCAGTACCGCTGTTATATTCTTTTTGGCTTTGAAAAGACACATCTTCAGATTGTTCATTTAATATTACTGGTTCATCGTGATGAATGTTCCTGGTATTCtgatatgaaaaaaaataacagatggtatagcaaaaatatttaaaagacaagttttttttccaacaaaatgttaaaatgtttgtattgtgCACCTTCCATTTTGTATGAAACAACATACATGCTATGTACTGGATTTCATAATATTTCATAAGACTGATAATGAGGAGCATTATTCATGTTATTGATGAATCACAGCTGACACAAAGCAAAAGTTTACAACACTCACCACATGCAGATCTGATGATGCAAAAAGATAagaaaaaatatgaaacaaaaatAGAGTTATCCAGATCATTTTGGTCTTTGCAGCTCCACGTGTAGAAGTGTACAGATGTGCACCTTTCTATGAGGTGGTCATTTTCTCACGTGTCCTGTGGGATGGGACTGCCCTCTTTGGCATCGGAACAACCACAAATTAAAAGACATTTACACAGCTGTCCACACCCCAACAAAAAGTTGTTGTCCAGACCAATTCTGTGTCATTTTTTAAAGTACTGTTGCTTTATTGGACTTCAACAACATCCTGTATCGGCTATGAAAACCAGATGCTGAAATGCGACACTTCTTACTGTTGAAGTGGGAATCCGCAGGGCCAGGACAGCATACGTAAATGCATTCCTTCCAGAAACACAGCGGTGTCCTGGGACATGAAACTCCACATGACGCAATTAAAACACTATTAAACATCCTGCCTTCAAGACACGTGGACCGCTTGGACTGgaaaatttattttcatttaaaatgtgtttattttttgatGTAATGTAAAATATGAATCATGCATACCGATGCATTTATAAGTTATATACAATGTTGCTTTCATAGAAGCAATTGGCAAATGCATAATTGTAAATGTGAGTTGCACTGTAGCTTACTGTTggaatttatgcaaaaaaattaaatgtccTAGTCAGATTTCAAAAGTACAGTATGTGCCCTTTAAGCAACACATCTGTTGGACATTAAACGGTTCTGCTGAGTATGCAATATTATAAAAAGCAGTGCATGACTTTACCCCGCAAAAAGCTTGAAAAGTTCTAGAAATTATAATCTATTTTTCATATGTattgcataaaaataataatagtaacaaaaaatctaaattaaaatCAGGTTGGCTTTAAATTCATGTTGAATCCACGCTTAACAGTAAACAAAATTTAACTGATAGAAAATGTACAACTGTTTGATAAATATTTATTGATAAATGATTTGTAGTCTTTCACAAAAtctgtttataaaaaatacgttcattcaaaacacaaaatcaaatgaaatgtttaactttatgcggCGCCCAGATCAaaggtatgacatcaaagtatcgcgagagctgTGCTTGTCGATGTCATACGTcgatcagtctgcgcagcgccgcatgaagtcgacaACACCGTTTTTGTTGTCATGGTAACTCTTCACAATCAACATGGCGGAGGACAAACTTTCATTTGAGCAAGCCTACACCTTCAATCTACTTTCCAATAAAAAATTCACGTTTCAGCAAGACCCAAAGGTAACAGGACTACTGATGAAATGGTAAGAACATATGCCAGGTTAGTTACTAAATAACTAAGTCTTGATTAAATTTTACATTATTAACTGGTGAGTATACAGTGACACATCAGTCATGAAATGTAATACGATATGTTTTGCATACACGCAAACCCTCATTTTTAGTGTGGTGCAACACTGACTCGAGGAAAAAGCAAACGTCATATAATGGGTAAAAACCTTTTTctgtttcaaaaataaaacactgtGTAATGTATTTAGTCTCGCTCTTTGTTTGCAAGTTTAGTCTTTTTGGCCTTATCTCTTTGCAGCAGATTAAAgagatttgtttattttatttgctcgTTGATTCCAATCAACATTAAGCATGATAGATGTTGGCACTGGCGTCACCAGACTTGCTCTTTAATCACGAAATGATCTTTGTAAACATTATTCACTCCTACTTATTCCATATATGGTGTTGATACACACATGATTATATAATCCTATAATAGTCGGCTATGCAGGAAATCTGCACAGTCAAACCTAAAGTTAAGTGTTATGCACAAATTAAACTTGGTCCTCTACCCCTGAGGGGTTCTCTTACAGGGCAGAAACACTTTTAAGGAcccctttaacattttaacatttatgcTACTAAGCAtagttttgttttaaagcatATTTTATGCTTGTTTAATAGTGATAAAAAACATTCTCTCCTGAATCATGTTAATTCAACACTTCAAATTACATTTGGAATCAGCAgtttaaaatatctttaaaactttCATAAAATTAGCAGTAGCAAGATTGACATGGTTCTTAGGTGGTCCTCATATTAAATGATACCCTTATTAATAATACTACAAAATTATATCATTTATAACAAATTCTTTCAAAGATTCCTGGCtaagcattaaagggatagttcacccaaaaaatgagaattctgtcataatttttcatcctcatgttgttctaaacctgtatgaatttattt is a window encoding:
- the angptl5 gene encoding angiopoietin-related protein 5, which encodes MIWITLFLFHIFSYLFASSDLHVNTRNIHHDEPVILNEQSEDVSFQSQKEYNSGTGKDKCTMPCEMTAKLMRDEKHSLCSILQHTMVSYTRSTRKLIRDLIDEQQKTLEILSSQMIELMTKVNTLSLDVQRSNSDVFSIHPMQSHGRDCSDIKETLGAVSPKIPSGIYIIQPENTDVSFEVFCEMDYMEGGWTVIQRRTDGLTDFKKVWSEYLDGFGHLPSEHWLGLRKVLYILNQRNTRFQLHVSLVSQDDSTAYASYDNFWLEDETKFFALHLGRYAGSAGDAFRGYDQEHNQETAPFSTSDVDNDGCSPFCTFDEKAVESCSVHQNNTGWWFNQCGKANLNGSQMDHDHSNQSHIRWDTWTKNGIPVKIKSVTMKIRRVEVPNSK